Proteins from a genomic interval of Gopherus evgoodei ecotype Sinaloan lineage chromosome 7, rGopEvg1_v1.p, whole genome shotgun sequence:
- the LBX1 gene encoding transcription factor LBX1: MTSKEEAKASSVEERRRSPLDQLPPPANSNKPLTPFSIEDILNKPAVRRSYTICGTAHLLSSTDKHPPAGLPLSSRALLSQTSPLCALEELASKTFKGLEVSVLQAAEGRDGMTIFGQRQTPKKRRKSRTAFTNHQIYELEKRFLYQKYLSPADRDQIAQQLGLTNAQVITWFQNRRAKLKRDLEEMKADVESAKKLGPNAQVDIVSISELEPNSEGRGKSRSLSPTLPKHGLETASHLQLPPESPLTDQPNSSKDCSEDEEDVEIDVDD, from the exons ATGACTTCCAAAGAAGAAGCCAAGGCTTCCTCGGTGGAGGAGAGAAGAAGGAGCCCCCTGGAtcagctgccccctcctgccaATTCCAACAAGCCTCTGACCCCTTTCAGCATAGAGGACATTCTGAACAAGCCGGCCGTCAGGCGAAGTTACACCATCTGCGGGACAGCACACCTCCTCTCCAGCACCGACAAGCACCCGCCAGCCggcctgcccctctccagccgggCGCTCCTCTCCCAAACCTCCCCGCTCTGTGCCCTGGAGGAACTGGCCAGCAAAACCTTCAAAGGGCTGGAAGTCAGCGTCCTGCAGGCAGCTGAAG GAAGGGATGGGATGACTATTTTTGGCCAGAGACAAACTCCCAAGAAAAGGAGGAAGTCTAGAACCGCCTTTACAAACCACCAGATCTACGAACTGGAAAAGAGGTTTTTGTATCAGAAATACCTCTCCCCAGCCGACCGAGACCAAATcgcccagcagctggggctgaCCAACGCCCAGGTGATCACCTGGTTTCAGAACCGCCGAGCCAAACTCAAAAGAGACCTGGAGGAGATGAAAGCAGATGTGGAATCTGCCAAGAAACTGGGGCCCAACGCCCAGGTGGATATTGTTAGCATTTCAGAGCTGGAGCCCAATtcggaagggagggggaaatcgCGTTCGCTTTCTCCAACTCTACCCAAACATGGACTGGAGACCGCCAGCCACCTTCAGCTGCCTCCTGAATCCCCTCTCACAGACCAGCCCAACAGCAGTAAGGACTGCTCGGAGGATGAAGAAGATGTGGAAATTGACGTTGATGACTGA